A segment of the Rhizobium sp. ZPR4 genome:
CGCTGCGCTATGGTGGCCGGGCCGATATTGTCGTCGAACGTCGCGGCGATCACAGTGCCATCGTCGTCGGCGATCGCGGACCCGGCATCCCTGCGGAGCAACGCAAAGAGGTCCTCGAGCCCTTCGTGCGATTAGAGGAATCGCGCAACCGCGATCTTGGTGGCAGCGGCCTCGGCTTGGCGATCGTCCGCCAGATTCTCGATGCTCATGGCGGCGCGCTCTGTCTGGAAGACCGCGAAGGAGGCGGCCTGAATGCCGTTGTCCTGCTGCCGCTAGCGATATTGGAAAGAAGAGCGGCCTGAAAATAGGCATAGCTAAACGTCGATCGCGCCTGGGTGCGATCGACGCGTTGTGCAAGGCTGCCTGCTCAATGGCAGGTCAGGAATCTCTGCAGCTCTTGCCGGCTCAAAACGATGCCAGCCGCCGCCTTCTGCGGATCAGGATGCGTATAGGTGAAGCTTGGCAGGTCGGGCAGATCCAATGCCTGGCGCATGCTCATAATACCGAGCGCGCGGCGGCCATTGGCGCTGTCGAAGCTGACTTCGATAATGCTTTCCGGTCTTGTTGTATGCATTGTTTCCTCCCTTCCCTTTTTATCTTCCCCAAACCATAGCAGAAACCTTATGGAAAATCTTGGTTTTTCTGAGGTTTGCGGCGGCTGGATTTGCTCGTGAACCCAACAAGCCGTCCGACAGCCTGGAAGAGGTGCTCAGACAGATGAGCGGGGCATATATGGAAGGGAAGCCTGTCGGATTCCGTCGCCCGAGCAAAATTTGACCATCCGGACAACATTTTTGCGGCCTTTCGAGATAAAAACGACCACAATTTCTCTCGCCATTACAAAAGTGTCTTTAAAATCAGTCAGTTACAAAAATGTCAGAATTTTTACAGTTGAGCTGTTGACTTGGTTCGGAGGTAGGGTCTATAAGCCCGATCACTGACGAGGGCGGCGGCGCTGCTGGCGACGAAGTCCTTCGCTCTAGTGTTTCCTAGATTGGCTGCGATGCTGATTGTTGGTTCTGGGCTTGGCCTGGGCTTGAAGGAAGTTCTGTTTTTGACTGGTTTATCTGGTCTGTTCTTTGACAATTGAAGATGAGAAGAAAGAGAAACGTGGGCGGCGAAGCTTGCGGGATCTGAAGAGATTTGGATCCTTTGAATAGACTTCGACGGTTACGTTTTGAACAAGAGAATACACCTCATTATTATCGCAGTGATGCGGATGATGATGGGTGTGAGTTCTCGTCGATTCAGAATGACGTGATTTAGTCGAGATTGAATTCTCAACATGAGAGTTTGATCCTGGCTCAGAACGAACGCTGGCGGCAGGCTTAACACATGCAAGTCGAGCGCCCCGCAAGGGGAGCGGCAGACGGGTGAGTAACGCGTGGGAATCTACCTTTTGCTACGGAATAACGCAGGGAAACTTGTGCTAATACCGTATGTGTCCTTCGGGAGAAAGATTTATCGGCAAGAGATGAGCCCGCGTTGGATTAGCTAGTTGGTGGGGTAAAGGCCTACCAAGGCGACGATCCATAGCTGGTCTGAGAGGATGATCAGCCACATTGGGACTGAGACACGGCCCAAACTCCTACGGGAGGCAGCAGTGGGGAATATTGGACAATGGGCGCAAGCCTGATCCAGCCATGCCGCGTGAGTGATGAAGGCCCTAGGGTTGTAAAGCTCTTTCACCGGAGAAGATAATGACGGTATCCGGAGAAGAAGCCCCGGCTAACTTCGTGCCAGCAGCCGCGGTAATACGAAGGGGGCTAGCGTTGTTCGGAATTACTGGGCGTAAAGCGCACGTAGGCGGATCGATCAGTCAGGGGTGAAATCCCAGGGCTCAACCCTGGAACTGCCTTTGATACTGTCGATCTGGAGTATGGAAGAGGTGAGTGGAATTCCGAGTGTAGAGGTGAAATTCGTAGATATTCGGAGGAACACCAGTGGCGAAGGCGGCTCACTGGTCCATTACTGACGCTGAGGTGCGAAAGCGTGGGGAGCAAACAGGATTAGATACCCTGGTAGTCCACGCCGTAAACGATGAATGTTAGCCGTCGGGCAGTATACTGTTCGGTGGCGCAGCTAACGCATTAAACATTCCGCCTGGGGAGTACGGTCGCAAGATTAAAACTCAAAGGAATTGACGGGGGCCCGCACAAGCGGTGGAGCATGTGGTTTAATTCGAAGCAACGCGCAGAACCTTACCAGCCCTTGACATCCTGTGTTACCCGTAGAGATATGGGGTCCACTTCGGTGGCGCAGAGACAGGTGCTGCATGGCTGTCGTCAGCTCGTGTCGTGAGATGTTGGGTTAAGTCCCGCAACGAGCGCAACCCTCGCCCTTAGTTGCCAGCATTTAGTTGGGCACTCTAAGGGGACTGCCGGTGATAAGCCGAGAGGAAGGTGGGGATGACGTCAAGTCCTCATGGCCCTTACGGGCTGGGCTACACACGTGCTACAATGGTGGTGACAGTGGGCAGCGAGCACGCGAGTGTGAGCTAATCTCCAAAAGCCATCTCAGTTCGGATTGCACTCTGCAACTCGAGTGCATGAAGTTGGAATCGCTAGTAATCGCGGATCAGCATGCCGCGGTGAATACGTTCCCGGGCCTTGTACACACCGCCCGTCACACCATGGGAGTTGGTTTTACCCGAAGGTAGTGCGCTAACCGCAAGGAGGCAGCTAACCACGGTAGGGTCAGCGACTGGGGTGAAGTCGTAACAAGGTAGCCGTAGGGGAACCTGCGGCTGGATCACCTCCTTTCTAAGGAAGCTGTGGAATTGGTAAGACGATCGGCTCATGTCTTCGGATGTGCCCCGATATGAACCTTCCCGTGCTTTTTAGAACAAGATCGGATCAGTCAGATCACGATCGAACGCAATACGTCACAGAGACCTTAAGTCCTGATGATATGGCGAGCCTCGCCGTCCACGTTTCTCTTTCTTCAAGAAGACAAAGAACCGCGTCGATCCGGATAGTTTTTGCTGTCTGGACCGGTTTGACGAGAATGGGCCCGTAGCTCAGTTGGTTAGAGCACACGCTTGATAAGCGTGGGGTCGGAAGTTCAAGTCTTCCCGGGCCCACCAGCCACCGCCCTTTGGGCTATGGCTTGGCGAGCCGGGAAAGGACGGTGACGCGGAAGTTGCCGAACCTCAATGAAGATTGGGGCGATCGAGCTGATGGGGCTGTAGCTCAGCTGGGAGAGCACCTGCTTTGCAAGCAGGGGGTCAGCGGTTCGATCCCGCTCAGCTCCACCAAATCGATTGGTGTCGAGACTGACGGCATGTTGTCTTCTGAAGAAATAAAGGTTTTGCATCGGCTTTTAAGCTGGATGCCTGTTCTGCATACATTGTGAAGAGAAGATTGATCTGGAGGCTTCCAGGTGTTGAGTTTTACTCAGCGTCCGAGCCCGGTCTTTGAGAAACCATGGATGGCCTAGCCGGCCGGATATGGTGGAGAGATCGGAGGTAGGAAGGAAGCTTGTCGCTCTGGATTGTCATTGTTGGCCCTCGTTGAGGGCTTCTGATGAACAATCGGATTACCGTTGCCTGACCGCGCGGTATCGGATCAAATCTCGAGAAGCTGGTCTTAAGATAGACTGCAAGTGAGCTGCTCGGCGTAGCTCCAATAAAGCAAGTCTATCGAACACGTCGATGGCATTGTTGATAGGCTGGGTTGTAAAAGGTAACCCGGTCTGTTGTCGTTTCCTGACGGAAACGACAACGAGATGATGAGCATTGGCAATGAGAACGATCAAGTGTCGTAAGGGCATTTAGTGGATGCCTAGGCATGCACAGGCGATGAAGGACGTGATACGCTGCGAAAAGCCGTGGGGAGCTGCGAATAAGCTTTGATCCATGGATCTCCGAATGGGGCAACCCACCTTAAATACCTAGAAAATCTGAATTGTTGACCGGTTCCTTCTCTCTTTCGAGGGACGAGGGATCGAAGCCCGTTTGGGCTTCGCAAGGCCAGAGGCCGTCGCCGCTGATGCGGCGTAGCCTCAACGGTCTGGTGGCCGGTGAAACACTTCAGGTTTCTAGGTATTGTAACAAGGTATCTTCATCTGAATAAAATAGGGTGTAAGAAGCGAACGCAGGGAACTGAAACATCTAAGTACCTGCAGGAAAGGACATCAACCGAGACTCCGCAAGTAGTGGCGAGCGAACGCGGACCAGGCCAGTGGCAATGAGTGTTAAAGTGGAAGAACCTGGAAAGGTTTGCCGCAGAGGGTGACAGCCCCGTACGCGTAGATACACTTATTGTCCTAGAGTAGGGCGGGACACGTGAAATCCTGTCTGAACATGGGGAGACCACTCTCCAAGCCTAAGTACTCGTGCATGACCGATAGCGAACCAGTACCGTGAGGGAAAGGTGAAAAGCACCCCGACAAGGGGAGTGAAATAGAACCTGAAACTGGATGCCTACAAACAGTCGGAGCCCGCAAGGGTGACGGCGTACCTTTTGTATAATGGGTCAACGACTTAGTGTAACAAGCAAGCTTAAGCCGGTAGGTGTAGGCGAAGCGAAAGCGAGTCTGAATAGGGCGATATAGTTTGTTGCATTAGACCCGAAACCGAGTGATCTAGCCATGAGCAGGTTGAAGGTTGGGTAACACCAACTGGAGGACCGAACCCGCATCTGTTGCAATAGATTGGGATGACTTGTGGCTAGGGGTGAAAGGCCAATCAAACTCGGAAATAGCTGGTTCTCCGCGAAATCTATTTAGGTAGAGCGTCGAGCGAATACTCCCGGGGGTAGAGCACTGGATGGGCTATGGGGACTCACCGTCTTACTGATCCTAACCAAACTCCGAATACCGGGAAGTACTACTCGGCAGACACACGGCGGGTGCTAACGTCCGTCGTGAAAAGGGCAACAACCCTAACCTCCAGCTAAGGTCCCCAAGTCATGGCTAAGTGGGAAAGGATGTGAGGATCCCAAAACAACCAGGATGTTGGCTTAGAAGCAGCCATCATTTAAAGAAAGCGTAACAGCTCACTGGTCTAGTCAAGGGTCTTTGCGCCGAAAATGTAACGGGGCTGAAGCCATGCACCGAAGCTGAGGATTCCTCTTTGAGGAGTGGTAGCGGAGCGTTCCGTAAGCTGATGAAGGGATACCCGTGAGGGGTCCTGGAGGTATCGGAAGTGCGAATGTTGACATGAGTAACGATAAAGAGGGTGAGAGACCCTCTCGCCGAAAGACCAAGGGTTCCTGCTTAAAGTTAATCTGAGCAGGGTTAGCCGGCCCCTAAGACGAGGCGGACACGCGTAGTCGATGGGAACCACGTTAATATTCGTGGGCCTGGTGGTAGTGACGGATTGCTTAACTTGTTCACACTTATTGGATTGTGTGGGCGGGGACGCGGTTCCAGGAAATAGCTCCACCGTATAGACCGTACCCGAAACCGACACAGGTGGTCAGGTAGAGTATACCAAGGCGCTTGAGAGAACTATGTTGAAGGAACTCGGCAAATTGCACGCGTAACTTCGGAAGAAGCGTGACCCTTATGTACGCAAGTATGTGAGGGTGGCACAGACCAGGGGGTAGCGACTGTTTACCAAAAACACAGGGCTCTGCGAAGTCGCAAGACGACGTATAGGGTCTGACGCCTGCCCGGTGCTGGAAGGTTAAGAGGAGGGGTGCAAGCTCTGAATCGAAGCCCCAGTAAACGGCGGCCGTAACTATAACGGTCCTAAGGTAGCGAAATTCCTTGTCGGGTAAGTTCCGACCTGCACGAATGGCGTAACGACTTCCCCGCTGTCTCCAACATAGACTCAGTGAAATTGAATTCCCCGTGAAGATGCGGGGTTCCTGCGGTCAGACGGAAAGACCCCGTGCACCTTTACTATAGCTTTACACTGGCATTCGTGTCGGCATGTGTAGGATAGGTGGTAGGCTTTGAAGCAGGGACGCCAGTTCTTGTGGAGCCATCCTTGAAATACCACCCTTATCGTCATGGATGTCTAACCGCGGTCCGTTATCCGGATCCGGGACAGTGTATGGTGGGTAGTTTGACTGGGGCGGTCGCCTCCGAAAGAGTAACGGAGGCGCGCGATGGTGGGCTCAGACCGGTCGGAAATCGGTCGTCGAGTGCAATGGCATAAGCCCGCCTGACTGCGAGACTGACAAGTCGAGCAGAGACGAAAGTCGGTCATAGTGATCCGGTGGTCCCGTGTGGAAGGGCCATCGCTCAACGGATAAAAGGTACGCCGGGGATAACAGGCTGATGACCCCCAAGAGTCCATATCGACGGGGTTGTTTGGCACCTCGATGTCGGCTCATCGCATCCTGGGGCTGGAGCAGGTCCCAAGGGTTTGGCTGTTCGCCAATTAAAGCGGTACGTGAGCTGGGTTCAGAACGTCGTGAGACAGTTCGGTCCCTATCTGCCGTGGGTGTAGGAATATTGACAGGATCTGTCCCTAGTACGAGAGGACCGGGATGGACATATCTCTGGTGGACCTGTTGTCCTGCCAAGGGCATAGCAGGGTAGCTATATATGGAATGGATAACCGCTGAAGGCATCTAAGCGGGAAACCAACCTGGAAACGAGTGTTCCCTATCAGAGCCGTGGAAGACGACCACGTTGATAGGCCGGGTGTGGAAGTGCGGCAACGCATGAAGCTTACCGGTACTAATAGCTCGATTGGCTTGATCGTTCCCATTGCCAGTGCTCATCAAACAAGTTTGATGAGGCTTTAAGTTCAGCGCTCACGCATGAGCGGGTCTTCGACCCTATGCTCCGCGAGGGCGCCGGACGTCCGGCGACGCGCTTTGCGCTTGCGGTCTTAGCGACCGTGTCCGGACAAACCAAAGACGTGTTCATAAAGACAAAACGAGGCTTCTGGCCTCACCAGCTTCTCATAGGGCATAAACCGCTGGCGCGGTTTAGCCCGAAGTTGCGCTTTGCCGACCTGGTGGTTATGGCGGGGTGGCTGCACCCGTTCCCTTTCCGAACACGGCCGTGAAACGCCCCTGCGCCCATGGTACTTCGTCTTAAGACGCGGGAGAGTAGGTCGCTGCCAGGTCTGCTAAACGCAACTCAGGCTAAATTGCTCAAGCAATTTATGCCTCACGCTAAACCGCATCGCGGTTTATGCGTCTCAAAAAATCTTCTCTGATCACACGCGATAAACCCAAAAGGTTTACGCTGAAACGGCCCGGCCGTGTTACAATAGGCCGCTCAAAGCGGCCTTTGTCGCTTCTGAGGGAAGCAAGAAAACGCTTTGGAATTTTGTAGGAACCCATAATAAGGGTGCCTGCACGCGACAAATCCTCCGGATTTGCGCTGACAACACGCGATAAACCGCTTCGCGGTTTACGCTGATGACGCAAGCCGGAAGGCTTGCTTTGGCGCGACAAACCCAAAGGGTTTGCGCTGGTGACGCGGGGTGGAGCAGCCCGGTAGCTCGTCAGGCTCATAACCTGAAGGCCGCAGGTTCAAATCCTGCCCCCGCAACCAATCAATTCCCCCGGCAGCACTCCTATCGCTCGCGCGAAGACTTCATCTTCGCTGGCGATGGTAGCTCATCGTGCCTCAGGACCATAACCTGATCGCAGCAGGTTCAAATCATGCCCCCAAAACCAATCAATTCCCCCCGCAGCACCCCTCAAAAACACAAAACTCCCCCAATACGTAAGGGCAAAGGCCTGCCAATCTTGAACTCCTGCGATTCAAGCCGCGTCTTGCGAAAAGACAAAGCTCATAGTGTCGCCAAGACCTCAGCCTAGCCGGGCAATGATTCATATCGGAAAAGCCGCCCAATTCGGGCGGCTTTTCCATTTCTGGGTTTATGCATCAAACCTTCCGCTTCATGCCGAAGGCAGTGGCGGGAGAATGGCTTCGGCCCGGCTGCGCTCGGAAACGAGGCTCCAGATCTCTTGTGCGATATCGTCGGGATCGAGGGTCGGGAACGCCCCATCGAGCTTCACGCCATTGGCCTCCAGGGCACGCTTTCCGGCCGAACGGTCGATAAGGCCGCCAATGCTCACAGTGCCTGCATAGATGCCTTGAGGTCCCAGTTCGGCATTCAGCGTCAGGGCGTAGTTGCGCGCAGCCGCCATGACCGGACCGAGACGGGCGAAACCCGGCATCGGCACCACGGCCGACAATCCGCCGACGATGACGACAGCGCCGTCGCCGCGCTTCAGCATACCGGGCAATACGGCATGCGACACTTCGACGGGCGAGAAAGCAAAGATGGTCGCCGCCGACTGAAGCTTTGCTGCGTTGAGTTCGGCGGCGGGCGTGAAGCCGACATCGGATGGGACTGGCGCATAGACGGCGACGTCTATCGAACCGAAACGCGCCTCCATGGACTGAACGAGGGCGGAAATGCCATCGACATTATAGAGATCGGCGGGGAAAGCAGCTGCTTCGATACCTATGCTGTTGAGCTCTGCAACGCGTTCTTCAAGCGATGCGGCATTGCGTGCGACGAGTGCTACTCGGTAGCCTTCTCGCCCGAAGCGTGCCGCAAGCGAGGCGCCGAGCCCGGTGCCCGCTCCGAAAATTGCGATCGTTTTCCTGTCAGTCATAACCTGCTCCTTGAGGTGGTATGTTTTACTGACTAGATATGGTATATTGACTGCCAACGTCGCAAGAACGCATATGTTCGAGGCCTGGTCACATGCTTATGACTGCTGCTCCCTATCAGCCGGGAAACAATGACGACTGCCGCAAGGTGATCGAAATTCTCGGCCGCATGGGCGATAAATGGACGGTGCTTGCCATCGCCATGCTGGTGGAGCGGCCGCGGCGCTTCAACGAACTGAAGCGGATGATCGGCGGCGTTTCCCAGCAGATGCTGACCCGCACCCTGAAGGCCCTGGAGCGTGAGGGAATGGTGACGAGAACGGTCTATCCGACCATACCGCCCCAGGTCGAATATGGCCTGACCGAGCTCGGGCGTTCGCTATCGGTACCCCTGACGCATCTTGCGGCATGGGTGGTGGAACATCTGGGCGAGATCGAAACGCACCGCGCGTCCTACGATGCGGAGGGATAGGGCAATTCCAGGAACTTGCGGCAGCGTAACAGACTACTCCCTGCCTACGCCTCCGGTGAGAGGATGCAGCATTGCTCGGACACAGGCAGCAGCACTGCGCTGCTTCCTGCCGCCATCGGCTCCGATAAGGCGCCATTGGCGACGATAGCACCGGCCGCCGTTTCGCACTGATACTGATAGGCGCGGCCAAGATAGGTGCGTGTTCCCAAAACAGTTGGCAGACCGTTGCCTTCGCGTCGAACCGAAAGCCCGTCCGCACGGCAACCGAGGACAAAGCTGTCCGGAATAGGACCGAAATCATCCTGTGACAGCGTGATCTTCGCGCCGCCTACAGCCTCCGCCGTCACCAGTACGCCCGCCCGATCGACGACCCGCAGCGGCAGCAGATTTTCGAAGCCGACGAAGCGGGCGACGAAGCTGTTGGCGGGCTTGCGGTAGAGGATCTCTGGCGTATCGAGCTGCATGATACGGCCGGCATTCATGATGGCGACACGATCGGAGATCGAGAAGGCTTCCTCTTGATCGTGCGTGACATAAAGCGATGTCGTGCCATTGGCGCGTTGCAGCTGGCGGATCTCCACCCGCATGTCGACCCGAAGCTTGGCATCCAGATTGGAAAGCGGCTCGTCGAACATCAAAAGCGGTGGCTCGATGACGAGGGCGCGTGCCAGCGCAACGCGTTGCTTCTGACCGCCTGACAGGGCCGAAGGCAGGCGGTCGCCAAGGCCGGAAAGGCCGACGCGCTCGAACATGGCCTTAGCCTTCAGCAGGCGCTCCTGTGTTGCCATCCGGCGCTGTTTCAGGCCGAATGCGACATTTTCGAGCACAGTCAGATGCGGAAACAGCGCGTAGTTCTGGAACACCAGGCCGATATCCCTGGCGTGCGCCGGCAACGTCGTCAGGTCGCGGTCGCCGAGCTTGATCGTGCCGCTCGTCGGCTGCAGGAAGCCGGCGACGAGCCGCAAAGTCGTCGTCTTGCCGCAGCCGCTCGAGCCGAGCAGCGAAACCAGTTCGCCGGCCGCGACGGAAAGCGAGAGATCCTGCAGGACGGCCGTCTTGCCGTAATGGGCGCTGATGGAATTGATGGAGAGCGATACGGTCACGGGCGGCTACTTTGTCAGGAAGGTGAGGCCCAGGGTCGCTTCGACGATCGCCATGACGGCGACGGTCACGAGCATCAGCAGCACGGAAACCGAGGCGATGGTCGGGTCGAAGAACTGTTCCATGTGGGCGAGGATCTGGATCGGAAGGGTGGAGATGCCGGGACCGGTCAGGAAGACCGAGACGGAGACATCATTGATGGAGGTGATGAAGGCGAGGATGAAGGCGGCAATGACGCCGGCGCGGATATTCGGCAGCACGATGGTCAGAAACGTCTTAAGAGGCGGGCAGCCGAGGCTGATCGCCGCTTCCTCGATCGAGAAATCAAAACTCGCGAGGCTGGCGCTGACGACGCGCACCGAATAGGGCAGCACCAGCAGTGCATGGCCGATCAAGAGGCTCGGAAAGATCGGCAGCCCAAGCCCGATGGTGATCGATTTCATCAGTGAAAAGCCGAAGACGATTTCCGGAACAAGGATCGGCAGCACGAAGAGCGTCGAAAGCCAGCGCGGCAGTTCGACCCTGTAGCGGCTGATGGCATAGGCCGCAGGTACGCCGATCAAAAGCGAAAGTGCGGTTCCGAGGAAGGCCAGTTCCAGGCTGGTGATCGCCGTCGTGCGGAAGGCTTCGATCTGAAAGATGTTCGAGAACCAATGCAGCGTCAGGCCCTGCGGCGGGAAGGTGAGATAGGTGGTGTCGCTGAAGGCGGCGCCGATGATGATGACGAGCGGCGCCAGCAGGAACAGGAAGACAAGGGCCGTGAAAGCGATAAGTGCGGGGTGGACGGACTTTGTCATAGTCACACCGCCATCGGGTTCAGCCGGCGTGCGAGGCGGCTCATGATTGCGACAATGCCGATCGTCACGACAACCATGATGGCGGCGATCGTCGAGGCGCCGACCCAGTCGAAGGTGACCATGGCGCGCTGATAGAGGAAGGTGCCCATCATCATCTGCTTTTCGCCGCCAAGCAGCTGCGGCGTGGCGTATGAGGTGAAACTGCCGGTGAAAACAAGCACGGCGCCGAC
Coding sequences within it:
- a CDS encoding SDR family NAD(P)-dependent oxidoreductase, producing MTDRKTIAIFGAGTGLGASLAARFGREGYRVALVARNAASLEERVAELNSIGIEAAAFPADLYNVDGISALVQSMEARFGSIDVAVYAPVPSDVGFTPAAELNAAKLQSAATIFAFSPVEVSHAVLPGMLKRGDGAVVIVGGLSAVVPMPGFARLGPVMAAARNYALTLNAELGPQGIYAGTVSIGGLIDRSAGKRALEANGVKLDGAFPTLDPDDIAQEIWSLVSERSRAEAILPPLPSA
- a CDS encoding helix-turn-helix domain-containing protein, translating into MTAAPYQPGNNDDCRKVIEILGRMGDKWTVLAIAMLVERPRRFNELKRMIGGVSQQMLTRTLKALEREGMVTRTVYPTIPPQVEYGLTELGRSLSVPLTHLAAWVVEHLGEIETHRASYDAEG
- a CDS encoding ABC transporter ATP-binding protein — its product is MTVSLSINSISAHYGKTAVLQDLSLSVAAGELVSLLGSSGCGKTTTLRLVAGFLQPTSGTIKLGDRDLTTLPAHARDIGLVFQNYALFPHLTVLENVAFGLKQRRMATQERLLKAKAMFERVGLSGLGDRLPSALSGGQKQRVALARALVIEPPLLMFDEPLSNLDAKLRVDMRVEIRQLQRANGTTSLYVTHDQEEAFSISDRVAIMNAGRIMQLDTPEILYRKPANSFVARFVGFENLLPLRVVDRAGVLVTAEAVGGAKITLSQDDFGPIPDSFVLGCRADGLSVRREGNGLPTVLGTRTYLGRAYQYQCETAAGAIVANGALSEPMAAGSSAVLLPVSEQCCILSPEA
- a CDS encoding ABC transporter permease, whose amino-acid sequence is MTKSVHPALIAFTALVFLFLLAPLVIIIGAAFSDTTYLTFPPQGLTLHWFSNIFQIEAFRTTAITSLELAFLGTALSLLIGVPAAYAISRYRVELPRWLSTLFVLPILVPEIVFGFSLMKSITIGLGLPIFPSLLIGHALLVLPYSVRVVSASLASFDFSIEEAAISLGCPPLKTFLTIVLPNIRAGVIAAFILAFITSINDVSVSVFLTGPGISTLPIQILAHMEQFFDPTIASVSVLLMLVTVAVMAIVEATLGLTFLTK